The uncultured Roseibium sp. genome contains a region encoding:
- a CDS encoding IS3 family transposase (programmed frameshift): MKRTRFTDEQIIGILAEHEAGVKCADLCRKHGMSEGTFYNWKAKFGGLTVSEAKRLKALEDENARLKRLLAEQMLDLAAMKELVSKKLVTPAVKREAVAHLRSQLGLSERRACRISGADRKMVRYQAQRAPDTELRGRLRDLANERRRFGYRRLFVLLRREGEPSGINRIYRLYREEGLTVRKRKARRKAVGTRAPILVEARPNARWSLDFVHDQFANGQRFRVLNVVDDVTRECLAAIPDTSISGRRVVRELTALIERRGKPGMIVSDNGTELTSNAILRWCSEHGIEWHYIAPGKPMQNGFVESFNGRMRDELLNETMFRNLAHARIVIAAWAADYNTERPHSALNYQTPADYARTLTTAIARPATRDENSARWAIDQPAPIGVNTNQAPVAAG, from the exons ATGAAGCGAACACGTTTCACAGACGAGCAGATCATCGGCATCCTGGCCGAGCACGAGGCAGGCGTGAAGTGCGCGGACCTGTGTCGTAAGCACGGCATGTCGGAAGGGACCTTCTACAACTGGAAGGCCAAGTTCGGCGGCTTGACGGTGTCGGAGGCGAAGCGGCTGAAGGCGCTCGAGGATGAGAACGCCAGGCTCAAGAGGCTTCTGGCCGAGCAGATGCTTGATCTGGCGGCAATGAAGGAGCTGGTATCAAAAAAAT TGGTGACGCCTGCCGTGAAGCGCGAGGCGGTCGCGCACCTGAGGTCCCAGCTCGGGCTCTCGGAACGGCGGGCGTGCCGGATTTCCGGGGCAGATCGCAAGATGGTCCGCTACCAAGCGCAGCGTGCTCCGGATACGGAGCTGCGCGGTCGGCTGCGGGACTTGGCGAATGAACGTCGCCGGTTTGGCTATCGACGGCTCTTCGTCTTGTTGCGCCGCGAGGGCGAGCCTTCCGGGATCAACCGGATCTATCGGCTCTACCGCGAGGAAGGGTTGACGGTCCGCAAACGGAAGGCTCGGCGCAAGGCCGTTGGAACACGGGCACCGATCCTGGTCGAGGCACGGCCAAATGCGCGCTGGTCGCTCGATTTTGTGCATGATCAGTTCGCCAACGGCCAGCGCTTCCGGGTGCTCAACGTGGTGGACGACGTCACCCGTGAATGTCTCGCCGCGATCCCGGACACCTCGATCTCGGGGCGCCGTGTCGTGCGTGAACTCACGGCCCTGATCGAGCGCCGCGGGAAGCCCGGAATGATCGTCAGTGACAACGGAACCGAACTAACCAGTAACGCCATCCTGCGGTGGTGTTCCGAGCACGGGATCGAATGGCATTACATCGCGCCGGGCAAGCCGATGCAGAACGGCTTCGTCGAGAGTTTCAATGGGCGGATGCGGGACGAACTGCTCAACGAGACCATGTTCCGCAACCTGGCTCACGCCCGTATCGTGATCGCGGCCTGGGCCGCCGACTACAACACCGAACGCCCGCATTCTGCCTTGAACTACCAGACCCCGGCTGACTATGCGCGAACGCTGACCACTGCAATCGCCCGGCCCGCTACGCGAGATGAAAACTCCGCGCGTTGGGCGATTGATCAACCTGCGCCGATCGGCGTAAATACCAACCAGGCTCCGGTCGCGGCTGGGTGA
- a CDS encoding LysR family transcriptional regulator — MSAAWLNLHHLRLFRAVARDSTLTGAARTLNLSQSALSSQIKTLEASLGHDLFERRGRGLVLTEAGRIALDHAEAIFRTADDLTATLRNAGTGRKALRVGALATLSRNFQIGFLEPLIGRSDVEVVLRSGAQADLLRALEALSVDVVLTNLVPARDASSPYLVHSLSEQPVSLIGLPSASGSADRPLADLLADEPLILPTPESALRASFDALVEQMGIPAKIAAEADDMAMLRLLARAGAGIAVIPPIVVRDELSTGMLVELGRLEGIKEEFFAVTLHRRFPNPLVADLLQTFRNRGE, encoded by the coding sequence GTGTCGGCAGCGTGGTTGAACCTTCATCACCTGAGACTGTTTCGCGCGGTTGCGCGGGACAGCACGCTGACCGGCGCGGCGCGCACGCTGAACCTGTCGCAGTCGGCGCTTTCCTCGCAGATCAAAACGCTGGAAGCCTCGCTCGGTCACGATCTCTTCGAACGCAGGGGACGCGGGCTGGTGCTCACCGAAGCCGGCCGGATCGCCCTCGACCACGCCGAGGCGATCTTTCGCACCGCGGACGACCTGACGGCGACGTTGCGCAACGCAGGCACCGGGCGCAAGGCGCTCCGGGTCGGGGCGCTGGCAACGCTTTCGCGGAACTTCCAGATCGGGTTCCTGGAGCCGCTGATCGGGCGCTCCGATGTGGAAGTGGTGCTCCGCTCCGGAGCGCAGGCGGACCTGCTGCGGGCGCTGGAGGCGCTGTCGGTCGATGTCGTCCTGACGAACCTCGTCCCGGCCCGGGATGCATCGAGCCCCTATCTGGTTCATTCCCTTTCCGAACAACCGGTCAGCCTGATCGGCCTGCCGTCCGCCTCCGGGTCGGCGGACAGGCCCCTTGCCGACCTGCTCGCCGACGAACCGCTGATCCTGCCGACGCCGGAATCCGCGCTTCGCGCCTCCTTCGATGCGCTCGTGGAGCAAATGGGCATTCCTGCGAAAATTGCGGCGGAGGCGGACGATATGGCCATGCTCCGCCTCCTGGCCCGCGCCGGCGCCGGCATTGCCGTCATTCCCCCGATCGTCGTCAGGGACGAGCTGTCGACCGGAATGCTCGTCGAACTGGGACGGCTGGAGGGCATCAAGGAGGAATTCTTCGCCGTAACCCTGCACCGCCGCTTTCCGAATCCCCTCGTCGCGGACCTGCTGCAGACGTTCAGGAACAGGGGGGAATGA